From a single Kitasatospora sp. NBC_00458 genomic region:
- a CDS encoding nucleotide sugar dehydrogenase has product MRVSVLGLGYVGCVSAACLASLGHEVIGVDVNRVKVDLVNDGKAPVVEERIGEMIAEVVRAGRLRATDDVREAILGSDVSLVCVGTPSEPNGSLCTTYLERVTEQIGAAVAERGGRQTVVFRSTMLPGTCLNLLVPILEKYAGGTAGVDFGVAVNPEFLREGTSVRDFFDPPKTVIGELDPASGDVVAALYDGLPGEVFRVPVPTAEAIKYADNAFHGLKIGFANELGAVCRALGVDSHQVVDVFLADRKLNISPAYLRPGFAFGGSCLPKDLRSLVHAARQADVAVPILSHVLASNAEHLQRAVELVERTGKRRVGLFGLSFKPGTDDLRESPLVELAERLFGKGYDLRIYDPNVNLSRLLGANREYIETRLPHLAQLLTDSVDEVLDHAEVCVVGTRDPAVLAALPHGDSPVVVDLIHLPDAEARRAEQGYVGLAW; this is encoded by the coding sequence GGGGCTCGGCTACGTGGGCTGCGTGTCGGCCGCGTGCCTGGCCAGCCTGGGCCACGAGGTCATCGGGGTGGACGTCAACCGGGTGAAGGTCGACCTGGTCAACGACGGCAAGGCCCCGGTGGTCGAGGAGCGGATCGGCGAGATGATCGCGGAGGTCGTGCGGGCCGGCAGGCTGCGGGCCACCGACGACGTCCGCGAGGCGATCCTGGGCAGCGACGTGTCACTGGTGTGCGTGGGCACGCCGTCGGAGCCCAACGGGAGCCTGTGCACGACGTACCTGGAGCGGGTGACCGAGCAGATCGGTGCCGCGGTGGCCGAGCGGGGCGGGCGGCAGACCGTGGTGTTCCGCAGCACCATGCTGCCGGGCACCTGTCTGAACCTGCTGGTGCCGATCCTGGAGAAGTACGCCGGCGGCACGGCCGGGGTGGACTTCGGGGTGGCGGTCAACCCGGAGTTCCTGCGCGAGGGCACGAGTGTGCGGGACTTCTTCGACCCGCCGAAGACGGTCATCGGGGAGCTCGACCCGGCGAGCGGCGACGTCGTCGCGGCGCTGTACGACGGGCTGCCCGGCGAGGTGTTCCGGGTGCCGGTGCCGACGGCCGAGGCGATCAAGTACGCGGACAACGCGTTCCACGGCCTCAAGATCGGCTTCGCCAACGAGCTGGGCGCGGTGTGCCGGGCGCTCGGGGTGGACTCGCACCAGGTGGTCGACGTGTTCCTGGCCGACCGGAAGCTGAACATCAGCCCGGCCTACCTGCGGCCCGGGTTCGCCTTCGGCGGCTCCTGCCTGCCCAAGGACCTGCGCAGCCTGGTCCACGCGGCGCGGCAGGCCGACGTCGCGGTGCCGATCCTCTCCCACGTGCTGGCCTCCAACGCCGAACACCTGCAGCGCGCGGTGGAGTTGGTCGAGCGCACCGGCAAGCGCCGGGTGGGGCTGTTCGGCCTGTCCTTCAAGCCCGGGACGGACGACCTCCGCGAGAGCCCGCTCGTCGAGCTGGCGGAGAGGCTCTTCGGCAAGGGCTACGACCTGCGGATCTACGACCCCAACGTGAACCTCTCGCGGCTGCTCGGCGCGAACCGCGAGTACATCGAGACCAGGCTGCCGCACCTCGCGCAGCTGCTCACGGACTCCGTCGACGAGGTGCTCGACCACGCCGAGGTGTGCGTGGTCGGGACCAGGGACCCGGCCGTGCTGGCGGCGCTGCCGCACGGCGACAGCCCGGTGGTCGTCGACCTCATCCACCTTCCCGACGCCGAGGCGCGCCGGGCCGAACAGGGGTACGTGGGCCTTGCCTGGTGA
- a CDS encoding glycosyltransferase family 4 protein, producing the protein MPGDATGGDGRGRRALVLVENLSVPFDRRVWQECTTLRDAGWTVDVICPQGSKRDTEPEAVIDGVRIHRYPLRAATGGPAGYLREYGSALWHTARLARRVGPVDVVHACNPPDLLFLPALWLKRRGARFVFDQHDLVPELYLSRFDRGEDLLYRGVCALERMTYRAADVVLATNESYRDVALRRGGRRPDDVFVVRSAPDTERFRPVPPEPELKRGKPHLLCYLGVMGPQDGVDYALRALAKLRDECGRTDWHAVFVGGGDTFDAMVELSRRLGLSEQVEFTGRVPDADLVRYLSTADVCLSPDPRNPLNDVSTMNKVLEYMVMGRPIVSFDLREARVSAGDAAVYAPANDEARFAELVAELLDDPEKRALMGKVGQERINGPLAWRNSQRSLLAAYAAACRDRAPVSAGGPGRAGKRPRR; encoded by the coding sequence TTGCCTGGTGACGCGACGGGCGGCGACGGGCGGGGACGCCGCGCGCTGGTCCTGGTGGAGAACCTCTCGGTGCCGTTCGACCGGCGGGTGTGGCAGGAGTGCACGACGCTCCGTGACGCGGGCTGGACGGTGGACGTCATCTGCCCGCAGGGGAGCAAGCGGGACACGGAGCCGGAGGCGGTGATCGACGGGGTGCGGATCCACCGCTACCCGCTGCGCGCGGCCACCGGGGGCCCGGCCGGCTACCTGCGGGAGTACGGATCCGCGTTGTGGCACACGGCGCGGCTGGCCCGCCGGGTCGGCCCGGTCGACGTGGTCCACGCCTGCAATCCGCCCGACCTGCTGTTCCTGCCGGCGCTGTGGCTGAAGCGGCGCGGCGCCCGGTTCGTCTTCGACCAGCACGACCTGGTGCCCGAGCTGTACCTCTCCCGGTTCGACCGCGGCGAGGACCTGCTCTACCGCGGTGTGTGCGCGCTGGAACGGATGACCTACCGGGCCGCGGACGTCGTGCTCGCCACGAACGAGAGCTACCGGGACGTCGCGCTGCGCCGCGGCGGCCGGCGGCCGGACGACGTCTTCGTGGTGCGCAGCGCGCCCGACACCGAGCGGTTCCGGCCGGTGCCGCCGGAGCCGGAACTGAAGCGCGGCAAGCCCCATCTGCTGTGCTACCTGGGCGTGATGGGGCCGCAGGACGGCGTCGACTACGCGCTGCGGGCCCTCGCGAAGCTGCGCGACGAGTGCGGGCGGACCGACTGGCACGCGGTGTTCGTCGGCGGCGGCGACACCTTCGACGCGATGGTGGAGCTGTCCCGGCGGCTGGGGCTCTCGGAGCAGGTGGAGTTCACCGGGCGCGTGCCGGACGCCGACCTGGTGCGGTACCTGTCCACCGCGGACGTGTGCCTCTCCCCCGACCCGCGCAATCCGCTCAACGACGTGTCGACCATGAACAAGGTCCTGGAGTACATGGTGATGGGCCGGCCGATCGTCTCGTTCGACCTCCGGGAGGCGCGGGTCTCCGCCGGTGACGCCGCCGTCTACGCGCCGGCGAACGACGAGGCCCGGTTCGCCGAGCTCGTCGCGGAGCTGCTGGACGATCCGGAGAAGCGGGCCCTGATGGGCAAGGTCGGCCAGGAGCGGATCAACGGGCCGCTCGCCTGGCGGAACTCCCAGCGGTCGCTGCTCGCCGCCTACGCCGCCGCCTGCCGTGACCGCGCCCCGGTGTCGGCGGGCGGCCCGGGCCGCGCCGGGAAGAGGCCGCGCCGTTGA
- a CDS encoding Wzz/FepE/Etk N-terminal domain-containing protein, which produces MSDEAIRLVAIGRILRRRWRLLAVLAVVGALVGYGGSLLFPPRYTTSASVLLPGAWQERELMTQAQIATSSVVLDRVAAELARSGGGGALGVGELRERVAAAAADGNIIKISGTGDTPEQAQRLADLAAQQFVAFAARLSGDGSEPEATQPQALRELVAQASRRITDLADAADPGQTVESVQTRTELAKLRTALQEAVNKLEQVDPAAGKANMVVMGAATRPASEAPPTAVQLTVGGALLFLLAGVIGHLAAARVSRRLRTGPEIAAVLGSAFLGTVDVSGDRSARRTGGGGPRAALRRLLGTDVRWDLPSPHASGDEASRQVRYRRVCARLRDQSPSPRQLLVVVPDGDEPARRAAGQLVAEAGGDPLLRVVGVPVERPLVPDRGDESGALVVLSAGTWTDGELAGIAEACADAEHEVVGTVVAAAVRARSKQSAGRRPEGAVPVLVGAEDTGSGSG; this is translated from the coding sequence TTGAGCGACGAAGCGATACGCCTGGTCGCGATCGGTCGGATCCTCCGACGGCGCTGGCGGCTCCTCGCCGTCCTCGCCGTGGTGGGTGCGCTGGTCGGCTACGGCGGTTCCCTGCTGTTCCCGCCGCGGTACACGACGTCGGCGTCGGTGCTGCTGCCGGGGGCGTGGCAGGAGCGCGAGCTGATGACCCAGGCGCAGATCGCGACCAGTTCGGTGGTGCTCGACCGCGTGGCCGCCGAGCTGGCGCGGTCCGGGGGCGGCGGGGCGCTCGGGGTCGGCGAGCTGCGGGAGCGGGTGGCCGCCGCGGCCGCGGACGGCAACATCATCAAGATCTCGGGGACGGGCGACACCCCGGAGCAGGCGCAGCGGCTCGCCGACCTGGCGGCCCAGCAGTTCGTGGCGTTCGCCGCGCGGCTCTCGGGCGACGGCAGCGAGCCGGAGGCGACGCAGCCGCAGGCGCTGCGGGAGCTGGTGGCGCAGGCCAGCCGCCGCATCACCGACCTGGCCGACGCGGCCGATCCGGGGCAGACCGTGGAGAGCGTGCAGACCCGTACCGAGCTCGCGAAGCTGCGGACCGCGCTGCAGGAGGCCGTCAACAAGCTGGAGCAGGTCGACCCGGCGGCCGGCAAGGCCAACATGGTCGTCATGGGGGCCGCCACCCGGCCGGCCTCCGAGGCGCCGCCGACGGCGGTGCAGCTCACCGTCGGCGGGGCGCTGCTGTTCCTGCTGGCCGGGGTCATCGGCCACCTCGCCGCGGCCCGGGTGAGCCGCCGGCTGCGCACCGGGCCGGAGATCGCCGCGGTGCTGGGTTCGGCGTTCCTCGGCACCGTCGACGTGTCCGGTGACCGGTCGGCGCGGCGGACGGGGGGCGGTGGCCCGCGGGCCGCGCTCCGCCGGCTGCTGGGGACGGACGTCCGGTGGGACCTGCCGAGCCCGCACGCCTCCGGTGACGAGGCCAGCCGGCAGGTCCGCTACCGGCGGGTGTGCGCCCGCCTGCGCGACCAGTCGCCGTCTCCGCGGCAGCTGCTGGTCGTCGTCCCGGACGGTGACGAGCCGGCCCGGCGGGCCGCCGGGCAGCTCGTCGCCGAGGCGGGGGGCGATCCGCTGCTGCGGGTGGTGGGGGTGCCGGTGGAGCGGCCGCTGGTGCCGGACCGGGGGGACGAGTCCGGTGCGCTGGTCGTCCTCAGCGCGGGCACCTGGACCGACGGGGAGCTCGCGGGTATCGCGGAGGCGTGTGCGGACGCGGAGCACGAGGTCGTCGGCACGGTCGTCGCCGCGGCGGTGCGGGCCCGTTCGAAGCAGTCGGCCGGCCGTCGTCCGGAGGGTGCCGTGCCGGTGCTCGTGGGCGCCGAGGACACGGGGAGTGGCTCGGGGTGA
- a CDS encoding Wzz/FepE/Etk N-terminal domain-containing protein, translated as MTTSTTSEPSAAAPLVDLQSLVVAVRRRRRFWCLLALLGLLAGSAAAVLRPAPPSAVTTVLVAHQADQPNDPGTLIRTDAALLKTVGIADAALKALGSAEQPEDFLLEYGAIGLTNNLLQISVTGGSEEEAVARAKALADAFVADHVRRIKETADAEAKSLLDQRDRMQEELTQVNKDIGDAPQQSGPKASAKLEALYASRAELTSRIADFSRRAAEAHVGTPRLVAGTQIVDAPHAVRLSLVTTAATDAAIGLVLGLVVGLTVAAIGSVVADRPVLRRDIAANLGASVIAELRPVPRRPVGRWQLGRARAARARLTTTLVRTVRGSAEAVSLLDLGCARTTSAVALDLAAALAEEGPVVVVDGLPGPQLTRGRPKQGGPTVVRGERAGDAAGQERRIGVGSVAPGTAWTDLQYLGARTVLVVRAGHGSAAWLHTVARQLADQRIPVVGVVLVDPDPRDRTDGTLWDGPRTATRGRYERPARPAGTGRRRTGLTTMWTARVPDSDQEVR; from the coding sequence GTGACGACCAGTACGACATCGGAGCCGTCGGCGGCCGCTCCTCTGGTGGACCTGCAGTCGCTGGTGGTCGCGGTGCGCAGGCGGCGGCGCTTCTGGTGCCTGCTGGCGCTGCTGGGGCTGCTGGCCGGTTCGGCGGCGGCGGTGCTGCGGCCGGCGCCGCCGAGCGCGGTGACCACGGTCCTGGTCGCGCACCAGGCGGACCAGCCGAACGACCCCGGCACGCTGATCCGCACCGACGCGGCCCTGCTGAAGACCGTGGGGATCGCGGATGCGGCCCTGAAGGCGCTCGGGTCGGCGGAGCAGCCGGAGGACTTCCTGCTGGAGTACGGGGCGATCGGCCTGACCAACAACCTCCTGCAGATCAGCGTGACGGGCGGCAGCGAGGAGGAGGCGGTGGCCCGGGCGAAGGCACTGGCCGACGCGTTCGTCGCGGACCACGTGCGGCGGATCAAGGAGACCGCGGACGCCGAGGCGAAGTCGCTGCTGGACCAGCGCGACCGGATGCAGGAGGAGCTCACCCAGGTCAACAAGGACATCGGGGACGCGCCGCAGCAGAGCGGGCCGAAGGCGTCCGCGAAGCTGGAGGCGCTGTACGCCAGCCGGGCCGAACTCACGTCGCGGATTGCCGACTTCAGCCGGCGCGCCGCGGAGGCGCACGTCGGCACGCCCCGGCTGGTCGCCGGTACGCAGATCGTGGACGCCCCGCACGCGGTGCGGCTGTCCCTGGTCACGACCGCCGCGACGGACGCCGCGATCGGGCTCGTCCTCGGGCTCGTCGTCGGGCTCACGGTGGCGGCGATCGGCTCGGTGGTGGCGGACCGCCCGGTGCTGCGCCGGGACATCGCGGCCAACCTCGGTGCCTCGGTGATCGCGGAGCTGCGGCCGGTGCCCCGGCGGCCGGTCGGCCGGTGGCAGCTCGGCCGGGCCAGGGCGGCGCGGGCCAGGCTCACCACGACGCTGGTGCGCACGGTGCGCGGTTCCGCGGAGGCGGTGTCGCTGCTGGACCTGGGCTGTGCGCGCACGACGAGCGCGGTCGCCCTGGACCTCGCCGCGGCGCTGGCGGAGGAGGGGCCGGTGGTCGTCGTCGACGGCCTGCCCGGCCCGCAGCTCACCAGGGGCCGTCCGAAGCAGGGCGGCCCGACCGTGGTCCGCGGTGAGCGGGCCGGGGACGCGGCGGGCCAGGAGCGCCGGATCGGTGTCGGCTCGGTGGCGCCGGGCACGGCGTGGACGGACCTGCAGTACCTGGGCGCGCGGACCGTGCTCGTGGTGCGGGCCGGGCACGGCAGTGCCGCGTGGCTGCACACCGTGGCGCGGCAGCTCGCCGACCAGCGCATTCCGGTGGTCGGGGTGGTGCTGGTCGACCCGGATCCGCGCGACCGGACCGACGGCACGCTGTGGGACGGTCCGCGCACCGCGACGCGCGGCCGGTACGAGCGGCCGGCCCGGCCCGCCGGCACGGGCCGCCGCAGGACGGGACTGACGACGATGTGGACCGCGAGGGTCCCGGACAGTGATCAGGAGGTGCGGTAG
- the asnB gene encoding asparagine synthase (glutamine-hydrolyzing): MCGIAGTYRWPDGKVVTDLLTETLAHRGPDGAGRYSHPVGDGEVHLGHRRLAIVDLSGTGAQPMVRDGLVLTYNGELYNAPELRAELAASGVRFRGTSDTEVLLEAWRRWGTDCLPRLRGMFAFGVFDERTGELVLARDQLGIKPLFLLRRGGGLVFASELKALAAATGGSLEVDPGAMVASLLYYWVPDSRCAFREAEKLPPGSWLRCRPDGRVDRGRFWHLRDVAAEGRERALAGELPDIAAIVEESTRRHLLSDVPVATFLSGGLDSSYLTALAARDRPGISAYTIGFRAEDARFEAMPDDLRYARQVAEQFGVDLHEIEIAPDVLDLLPRMTYHLDEPIGDPAAINTFLICSAAREAGVKVMLSGMGADELFAGYRKHLANRLALRYQRVPRPLRRGLSAAVGRLPVATASRGFRSVRFAKRFLSFADLPEETAFRRSYTMYDRDELLALLDPDLAGTVDDVLTEHADTYQDNDLDDFVNRMCLGDARMFLPGLNLAYTDRSSMAASTEVRVPYVDVEVVRAAFAVPGDRKIVGRQGKAVLKEAATSVLPREIVYRPKGLFSAPLRAWMSRDLAPLVREVVNDGVLVSSGFLRRDALARLVAADAAGQQDYSKHLWHVLTLEYWYRGATSGAGSGAGSGAGPGTHSTT, translated from the coding sequence ATGTGTGGCATCGCGGGTACGTACCGGTGGCCGGACGGGAAGGTCGTGACCGACCTGCTCACCGAGACCCTCGCCCACCGCGGTCCCGACGGGGCGGGCCGGTACAGCCACCCCGTCGGCGACGGCGAGGTGCACCTGGGGCACCGGCGGCTGGCCATCGTCGACCTGTCCGGGACGGGCGCCCAGCCGATGGTCAGGGACGGCCTCGTCCTGACGTACAACGGCGAGCTGTACAACGCGCCCGAGCTGCGGGCCGAACTGGCGGCCTCCGGGGTGCGTTTCCGGGGCACCTCCGACACCGAGGTGCTGCTGGAGGCGTGGCGGCGCTGGGGCACGGACTGCCTGCCCCGGCTGCGCGGCATGTTCGCGTTCGGGGTCTTCGACGAGCGGACCGGCGAGCTGGTGCTCGCCCGTGACCAGCTCGGCATCAAGCCGCTGTTCCTGCTGCGGCGGGGCGGGGGCCTGGTGTTCGCCTCGGAGCTCAAGGCGCTGGCCGCCGCCACCGGCGGGTCGCTGGAGGTGGACCCGGGGGCGATGGTGGCCTCGTTGCTGTACTACTGGGTGCCGGACTCGCGGTGCGCGTTCCGCGAGGCGGAGAAGCTGCCGCCGGGGAGCTGGCTCCGGTGCCGGCCGGACGGCCGGGTGGACCGCGGCCGGTTCTGGCACCTGCGGGACGTCGCGGCCGAGGGCCGGGAGCGGGCGCTCGCCGGGGAGCTGCCGGACATCGCGGCGATCGTCGAGGAGTCGACCCGGCGCCACCTGCTCTCGGACGTGCCCGTGGCGACCTTCCTGTCCGGCGGGCTGGACTCCAGCTACCTGACCGCGCTGGCGGCCCGCGACCGGCCCGGGATCTCCGCCTACACGATCGGCTTCCGCGCCGAGGACGCCAGGTTCGAGGCGATGCCGGACGACCTGCGCTACGCCCGGCAGGTGGCCGAGCAGTTCGGCGTCGACCTGCACGAGATCGAGATCGCGCCGGACGTGCTCGACCTGCTGCCGCGGATGACGTACCACCTGGACGAGCCGATCGGCGACCCCGCGGCGATCAACACCTTCCTGATCTGCTCGGCCGCCCGGGAGGCCGGGGTCAAGGTGATGCTCTCGGGGATGGGCGCCGACGAGCTGTTCGCCGGCTACCGCAAGCACCTGGCCAACCGGCTCGCGCTGCGCTACCAGCGCGTCCCGCGGCCGCTGCGGCGCGGCCTGTCCGCGGCGGTGGGCCGGCTGCCGGTCGCCACGGCGAGCCGGGGGTTCCGGTCGGTGCGGTTCGCGAAGCGGTTCCTCTCCTTCGCCGACCTGCCGGAGGAGACCGCGTTCCGGCGCAGCTACACCATGTACGACCGGGACGAGCTGCTGGCCCTCCTCGACCCGGACCTGGCCGGGACCGTCGACGACGTGCTGACCGAGCACGCGGACACCTACCAGGACAACGACCTCGACGACTTCGTCAACCGGATGTGCCTGGGTGACGCCCGGATGTTCCTGCCGGGTCTGAACCTCGCCTATACGGACCGGTCGAGCATGGCCGCGTCGACCGAGGTGCGGGTGCCGTACGTGGACGTCGAGGTGGTCAGGGCGGCGTTCGCGGTGCCCGGCGACCGCAAGATCGTCGGGCGGCAGGGGAAGGCCGTCCTCAAGGAGGCGGCCACCTCGGTCCTGCCCCGGGAGATCGTGTACCGGCCCAAGGGCCTGTTCAGCGCCCCGCTGCGGGCCTGGATGAGCCGGGACCTGGCGCCGCTGGTGCGCGAGGTGGTGAACGACGGCGTGCTCGTCTCGTCCGGGTTCCTGCGCCGTGACGCGCTGGCCCGGCTCGTCGCGGCGGACGCCGCCGGGCAGCAGGACTACTCCAAGCACCTGTGGCACGTGCTGACCCTGGAGTACTGGTACCGCGGCGCGACCTCCGGCGCCGGCTCCGGCGCGGGCTCCGGCGCGGGCCCCGGCACCCACTCGACGACGTAG
- a CDS encoding bi-domain-containing oxidoreductase, whose amino-acid sequence MKQVVQNYKSGELAVLDVPVPGCKPGGVLVRSAFSLISTGTELMKVSEAGMSMVGKARSRPDQVAKVMQSVATNGLPATYRKVMGKLDSYTPLGYSLCGVVEQVGAGIDDVKVGDLVACAGNEHALHAELNWVPKNLYTPVPDGLAPRHAAFGTVGSIALQGLRQGEPQLGETALVVGLGLIGQLLVQLLAAAGVRVVGADPDRARCELAERLGAAAAGDPGSAAVEAAVAELTGGHGVDQVYLAAGGGSNQPVELAARLSRDRGRVVDIGKCRLDLPWNAYYEKELDVRFSRSYGPGRYDPGYELEGRDYPIGYVRWTERRNLACFLDLLARGRVDVEPLISHVADFDDAVETYRRLKDGELKAVAVLFRYPGPAAEEKAPAPEVAVPAVRRGGGSSAPVRTVPARAARTPVRLAFVGAGNYATSMILPHLSQRDGVTLSTVVTTTALSAANAQRKFGFAQATTDLDAVLGDESVDAVFVVTRHSSHAELTRRALLAGKTVFVEKPLALTEDELAGVLAAVEESGNDRLQVGFNRRFAPLLREARTRFGARTGPASLRYLVNAGRLQHGSWYLQQDSEGSRFAGEGGHFIDTASWLLDADPVSVYAVAPAGNEDLQVVLRYPDGSTASLSYVTTGASGFPKETLDLVADGKVLKLDDFVRASVHFESTAGRRRWASSRLPKARDKGQAAELAAFVAAVRTRGPMPVPLESLVATTAATLAVQSALSGGAPVTLAGPR is encoded by the coding sequence GTGAAACAGGTTGTGCAGAACTACAAGAGCGGTGAGCTGGCCGTGCTCGACGTGCCGGTGCCGGGGTGCAAGCCCGGCGGGGTGCTGGTCCGCAGCGCCTTCTCGCTGATATCCACCGGGACCGAGCTCATGAAGGTGTCCGAGGCCGGCATGTCGATGGTCGGCAAGGCCCGCTCCCGTCCGGACCAGGTGGCGAAGGTCATGCAGAGCGTGGCCACCAACGGGCTGCCCGCGACCTACCGCAAGGTGATGGGCAAGCTGGACTCCTACACGCCGCTGGGCTACTCGCTGTGCGGGGTGGTCGAGCAGGTCGGCGCCGGGATCGACGACGTGAAGGTCGGCGACCTGGTGGCCTGCGCCGGCAACGAGCACGCGCTGCACGCCGAGCTGAACTGGGTGCCGAAGAACCTGTACACCCCGGTGCCGGACGGCCTCGCGCCCCGGCACGCGGCCTTCGGCACCGTCGGGTCGATCGCCCTGCAGGGCCTGCGGCAGGGCGAGCCGCAGCTCGGCGAGACGGCGCTGGTCGTCGGCCTCGGGCTGATCGGCCAGCTGCTGGTGCAGCTCCTCGCCGCCGCGGGGGTCCGCGTGGTCGGGGCCGACCCCGACCGGGCCCGCTGCGAGCTCGCCGAGCGCCTGGGTGCGGCGGCCGCCGGCGATCCCGGGTCCGCAGCGGTGGAGGCGGCCGTCGCCGAGCTCACCGGCGGCCACGGGGTCGACCAGGTGTACCTGGCCGCCGGCGGCGGCAGCAACCAGCCCGTCGAGCTGGCCGCCCGGCTGAGCCGGGACCGCGGCCGGGTCGTCGACATCGGCAAGTGCCGCCTGGACCTGCCGTGGAACGCGTACTACGAGAAGGAGCTCGACGTCCGGTTCTCCCGCTCGTACGGCCCGGGGCGCTACGACCCGGGGTACGAGCTGGAGGGGCGGGACTACCCGATCGGCTACGTGCGCTGGACCGAGCGCCGCAACCTGGCGTGCTTCCTCGACCTGCTCGCCCGCGGCCGCGTCGACGTCGAGCCGCTGATCTCGCACGTGGCCGACTTCGACGACGCCGTCGAGACGTACCGGCGGCTGAAGGACGGCGAACTGAAGGCCGTGGCCGTGCTGTTCCGCTACCCCGGCCCCGCGGCGGAGGAGAAGGCGCCGGCCCCGGAGGTGGCGGTGCCCGCGGTGCGGCGCGGCGGCGGATCCTCCGCCCCGGTCCGGACCGTGCCGGCCCGGGCCGCCAGGACGCCGGTGCGGCTGGCGTTCGTCGGCGCGGGGAACTACGCGACGTCGATGATCCTGCCGCACCTGTCGCAGCGCGACGGCGTCACGCTGTCCACGGTCGTCACCACGACGGCGCTGTCCGCGGCCAACGCGCAGCGGAAGTTCGGCTTCGCCCAGGCGACCACCGACCTCGACGCGGTGCTGGGCGACGAGTCCGTCGACGCGGTGTTCGTGGTCACCCGGCACAGCTCGCACGCCGAGCTGACCCGCCGGGCGCTGCTCGCCGGCAAGACGGTGTTCGTGGAGAAGCCGCTGGCCCTCACCGAGGACGAGCTGGCCGGCGTGCTCGCGGCGGTGGAGGAGTCCGGCAACGACCGGCTGCAGGTGGGCTTCAACCGCCGGTTCGCGCCGCTGCTGCGGGAGGCCAGGACCAGGTTCGGTGCCCGGACCGGTCCGGCGAGCCTGCGCTACCTGGTCAACGCCGGCCGGCTGCAGCACGGCAGCTGGTACCTCCAGCAGGACTCCGAGGGCTCGCGGTTCGCCGGCGAGGGCGGGCACTTCATCGACACGGCGAGCTGGCTGCTGGACGCCGACCCGGTCTCGGTGTACGCGGTCGCCCCGGCCGGCAACGAGGACCTCCAGGTCGTGCTGCGCTACCCGGACGGCTCCACCGCCTCCCTCAGCTACGTCACCACCGGCGCGTCCGGCTTCCCCAAGGAGACGCTGGACCTCGTCGCGGACGGCAAGGTGCTGAAGCTCGACGACTTCGTCCGCGCCTCGGTGCACTTCGAGAGCACGGCCGGGCGCAGGCGGTGGGCCAGCTCGCGGCTGCCGAAGGCCCGGGACAAGGGCCAGGCCGCCGAACTGGCCGCGTTCGTCGCGGCCGTGCGGACCCGCGGGCCGATGCCGGTACCGCTGGAGTCGCTGGTCGCCACCACCGCGGCCACCCTCGCCGTGCAGTCCGCCCTGTCCGGCGGCGCACCGGTGACGCTGGCGGGGCCGCGATGA